From the genome of Triticum aestivum cultivar Chinese Spring chromosome 3B, IWGSC CS RefSeq v2.1, whole genome shotgun sequence, one region includes:
- the LOC123065642 gene encoding uncharacterized protein, whose amino-acid sequence MTFAGASRRRRASGSHPPLPLIAIVLLLVSPPPPRTYALRVPLREVASLLSLSHSLLTRIAVARADRGDAAAAARAHRIASHLSILSSRGAWALGWDYLRHYAFSSVTGCGFSCATAAARLLAAAAEASRLKSPVDAAQWLRRNYGDLQAAATQLLNGLLSAFSEQGPLREVVLDVKWEVEEGGLLKDCLQVGAKDLEGLLIIAKDLFGASRASSRHTEL is encoded by the exons ATGACCTTCGCCGgggcttcacgccgccggcgagcATCTGGTTcccatccccctctccctctcatagCCATCGTCCTCCTGCTAGTCTCTCCACCTCCTCCCCGCACTTACGCGCTCCGCGTCCCACTGCGCGaggtcgcctccctcctctccctctcccactccctCCTCACCCGCATCGCGGTCGCCCGCGCCGACCGGGGGGACGCCGCAGCCGCTGCCCGTGCTCACCGAATCGCCTCACACCTATCCATTCTCTCCTCCCGCGGTGCGTGGGCACTCGGCTGGGACTACCTCCGCCACTATGCTTTCTCCTCCGTCACCGGATGCGGCTTCTCCTGCGCCActgccgccgcccgcctcctcgccgctgCGGCGGAGGCCTCGCGCCTAAAGTCACCCGTCGATGCGGCCCAGTGGCTGCGCCGTAATTACGGTGACCTCCAAGCCGCCGCTACGCAGCTCCTAAACGGCCTCCTCTCTGCCTTCTCCGAGCAG GGGCCGCTAAGGGAGGTGGTGTTGGATGTGAAGTGGGAGGTGGAGGAAGGGGGGTTGCTGAAGGATTGCCTTCAGGTGGGAGCCAAAGACTTGGAGGGCTTgcttatcattgccaaagatctcTTTGGTGCTTCAAGGGCTTCTTCACGCCACACTGAACTCTGA